One segment of Macrotis lagotis isolate mMagLag1 chromosome 1, bilby.v1.9.chrom.fasta, whole genome shotgun sequence DNA contains the following:
- the LOC141517319 gene encoding olfactory receptor 2D2-like: protein MNQTNKTWVTEFFLLGLSDDPQTQLLLSVLFLAVYLGTILGNLLLTSLILLDSQLHTPMYFFLYNLSLADLCFSTTTVPQTLVHLLSGRKLISFTGCAGQLFFILFFGSTECSLLGVMSYDRYLAICDPMHYPLIMTWRTCGLFALGCWFSGLFASSMDTIFTLSLPYQGDNRIAHFICEPPALLVLASTDTDSTEMVIFLMGVVILLAPVSLIIISYMCIVVSVIRMKKTSGRLKVFSTCGSHLIVVIIFYGSAIINYMTPKSSRELGKMVSVFYLVINPMLNPFIYSLRNKDVKRAFKNVANRRTFCRT, encoded by the coding sequence ATGAATCAGACCAACAAGACCTGGGTGACAGAATTCTTCCTCTTAGGACTTTCTGATGACCCTCAGACACAGCTTTTGCTCTCTGTGTTGTTCCTGGCAGTCTACTTGGGCACCATTCTTGGAAATCTGCTTCTGACATCTTTGATTCTTCTTGATTCACAGCTCCATACAcccatgtattttttcctctataatttaTCTCTAGCTGACCTTTGCTTCTCGACTACCACTGTTCCCCAAACCCTAGTCCATTTGTTATCTGGGAGGAAACTAATTTCTTTCACAGGTTGTGCAGGTCAACTTTTTTTCATCCTGTTCTTTGGATCTACAGAATGTTCCTTATTAGGTGTGATGTCCTATGACAGGTACTTGGCAATCTGTGACCCTATGCACTATCCCCTCATTATGACATGGAGAACATGTGGCCTATTTGCCTTAGGGTGCTGGTTCAGTGGTCTTTTTGCATCTTCGATGGATACTATATTCACACTAAGTCTCCCTTACCAAGGAGATAATAGGattgctcattttatttgtgaGCCCCCAGCTCTTCTTGTTTTAGCATCTACGGACACAGACAGTACAGAAATGGTCATTTTCTTGATGGGTGTAGTAATACTTCTTGCACCTGTGTCTCTGAtcattatttcatatatgtgCATCGTGGTATCTGTGATCAGGATGAAGAAAACCTCAGGGAGATTAAAGGTCTTCTCCACCTGTGGATCCCATCTCATTGTGGTCATCATTTTTTATGGATCAGCAATCATCAACTATATGACACCTAAGTCATCCAGAGAACTAGGCAAAATGGTATCTGTGTTCTATTTAGTGATAAATCCTATGCTCAACCCCTTCATATATAGCCTGAGAAACAAAGATGTAAAGAGGGCATTCAAGAATGTGGCCAACAGGAGAACATTCTGCAGAACATGA